GTTCTTTACCGGCTCCGAAGCGGGGTAATAGCACTCCGGTCCCACGCTGGGTTGTACATTGCCATCCTCGATGAGGAATGTCGCACGGTTGAACGCCGCACACAATCTCGGGACGGTGGCGAGATGCACGGCGTTGTCGCCGGGAAGGATGGCGAAGGGGCCGTCGTTGCAGCCGAAAATGTCTTTTGCGTTGGGTTTGGCGTAGCCGCGGTTGTCGCCCGCGCAGAGGAGTTGGTCGCCTTGGACGCGGCAGGTGACGTTGCCGGGGGTGGATTGCGTGTTGATGATTAAGTCGTTGGCGGCGTAGTGGGTCCAGACGGCGTTGACGTAGCTGTCGAAATATCCCTGGAAAGCGGTGGCGTTGTCGGCGATGAGGCTCGGAGGAGCGAGAACGCGGCGGACGTCACCGGCTGTATCGTAGGCGCAGAGTTGGTCCCATGGCTGTCCGTCCTTGGCGGCTTGAGCTTTGAGTTGATTGCAGAGAGCGACGGCGGCGTCGGCGGGCACGCCAGGGACGCGGaagtcgttgtcgtcgtaggtGGTAAGTTCCATGCCGAGAGGGAGGccgacgaagtcgacgtaggagacgTTGACGTAGATTCCGTAGTCGGCCGCCCAGGAGAACTCGGTGAAGGAGTAGTTGACTTCGGAGTTGGGGTCGGCGGGGTTGACGGCTGCGGGTTCGACGAGGCCGGGACCGTTGGTTGttgcgacgacgaggaaggagagatCGCCGTCGGCGATCCAGacgcgggaggaggagatgaagccGGGGAGAGAGATGGGGGTGGTGCTGTTGGCTGGTCCGAGTGGGATGGCAATGTCGCCTTGGACCGGGACAGGTTGAGCGGAGCCTGTGGTTGGGTAGATCCATTGTCCGTTCTGGCCGAGCATGACGAGAGCGCCGTTCGGGTCGAGGCCGGAAATGTAGGCCCGGACATTGTTGGAATTGAGCTTGTTGACAAGCTGCAAGGAGAACACACCCTTGGAGATGGTGCCATCGACGCCCATTGCGACCGTTCCGGCATCAACGCGGGAGGAGTTGAGGCCAAATCTGGCTGGGTTGGCGCGAGCCCGGGCGCCAGCAATGTCGGTGATGGTGTTGTCGCGGTTGATCTTGTAGTCGACGCTCTCATCGGGAGGCGAAGATGTGAGAAGTTCTGGCTCGTCGCTTGCTTCCCGAGTGTCAATGTTCACATTAATGGTCACATTCTTGGTCTCCATGTCGTCGGGTACAGAGATGGAAGTTGAAAAGGGGACAGATCCGGGTAGTGAGGATGAGCCCTGCGTTGATCCTGAGGATGATGGGGCTATTCTTGTTGATGTCGTGaaggatgctgctgctgatgtgCTGGGCGATGTCTGAGGTGATGCAGTACTCGATCCGGATGTGAGAGCCCGTGTCGAGCTAGCGCTTGCGACATCGCTGGAAGATGCTGCGGGCGCACCTGCTCCCTTGGGTGCGTTCAGGATTGTCGGAGCGTATAGTCGTGAgctcgatgatgatgacttGGGAAGCGAGACAGAGGCGGTGACGGTCAAATTATCCCCTGTCAGACTCCCAGGAGTGGTCACATTTGATGTCGAGATGGCACTCGGAAATGTCGGCGGTGTTGGTGATGTTGTGTTCAGTGCTGTGACGTTGCTGCTGCCCACGTTCGCCGTTGTGTTGTAGCTCGGTGCTGTCACATTTGAAGGTGCGAAGTTGACGCCGTTCCATGTTGTCGCATTGAGGGTGTTGGCTTTGCTGATGAAGACTCCCCTTTCGTTCGAAGCGGGACGAAGCTGGACGGGTACTGAGAGAGCAGGAAGAACAAAAGCGGGAAGCAAGAACAGCGGAATGCTGCTGGAGGAATACATGATTAGCAAGGTATGTCTTGTCAATCAGAAATGATGTGATGATGACACTGACTAGGAATAAGGGTCAAGTCGTGTGTCCTTATATGCGAGCAGAAAATGAGCTCTGCGCTGTAGCAAAAGGTGTGGCAAGTAGAAGTTGAGGTTGGGAGACGGGACGTTTGGACGTTCGGCATCGGTGGCCGGATTTCGACTTCAGCTTCGCAAACCGTTGCTGAGAAAGAATGAGCAACGGTCGCAAGCTACCTTTCGAGTTAGCGCCGCACTCTTCACATCTACCGTCAAGAGGTGACTGTGTGATATGTGAATGCACATCTGGCGTGCTGATCCGGCATGTTCCATGGGTATCATTGAAGACTCCTGGAAAATGCAATGTGCAGTTGTATGCTTCGAGGGCTGTCTGTCACCAACACCAGCGACCTGGCAATCTCGGCGGCGAATGCGACGGCCGTTGCCATGCGACGCAACCCAGCAGCGTACACTTGAATGTCTCACCAGGCCAAGTTTGTAGGTGGTGGGCCTAGAACAACGTTGTGCCGCGTGGTAGGGTGACTTCGCAACGGCGTACCAGTACCTCGCTATAGGCAGCGTATGCCGGTGGTCTGCCCGAGGAGCACACAGTCGTGCTTGGGATGGCATGTGAAATCGCATTGCGCCGGGGAACCAATCGCGAGCCGGTCATGTAAAGATACGATGTCCATCATAGTGCAAGTCACTCTTTCGGAAGTTGCAAACTGCCAGCCGGCTGGGTTGTCACCCGAAAGATCAGCGCAGGCGGCAAAAAAACCTCCGATGAAGAGAATCTGGACTCCAATGTGGCTGACTGATGATTCTCCGTGGTGAGGCCAGCCTATAGCAAGACCGATGGTGCAAATTTCGCATGCTTTCGGGCAGTGCTTCTAGTCGGAGGTTGAATGAGCGGCGAGAGATCCGAAAGTTCGGGGCTGGGAGGCGGCCGTTGGATTACCTAGCGCTGGAGATCTCGCATGGCGACGGGCCGCCGAGATTAATGCCAAATGACAGACGGCAAGGAATTCGTCATCTTTCTTGGTTGCCGGTGTGGTTTGGTTGTGAAGAAAGGATCGCGGCGGAATTTGCATCATGATTGGTGAGAATGCCGCCCACTGGACAATGGCttgctggcggcggcggcggcggcggcattcGGAGACTTGCATCGCATCTTTACATCAATGTTCTTGGAGAGGCGAGTCCGCGGCACGTATAGTCTGAATGCTGTATGCTGCGTTCTCGACCGAACATGATTCGAAAAGTCTGATGGTCTTCGCCGTTGGTGCTGGAAGGTGTGGCTGGGAAGCCGTTTGCGACCGTTGTAAAGGTCTCGCATCCGCTTGCCACGAGGACTTCTCGAACGCGCGTTCGGTCGCCATCCTTTCGGCCAAGTCGATGTATCAAGCAGGTAACGTACGGATATTCTGGTGCaaaggaggaggtgatgttGTGAATACAAGCAGGGATGCTCGGTACACTTGAAACCGTGGCGAAGGCCCTGCGTCCCGTCAGCCTCCTGATCTTATGTAAGCGGGAAACCATCGACACTGAGAGATGAGATCTCGCtttctttctcttctttctcttcttGAAAACATCACGGCTCGGATCACCCACATAGCTTCACGTCTCGACAAAAGACAACCTTGAGGGCCAGGCCAGGTGCTGTCATTTAGACGCATAAGATGCTTCCATCCCAACAGCGAAGAGACGGTCCAACGAGCTCGAGAAATCGGGAGACTGGGAAGAGGTCGAAAAGGCTATTGTCGAGCTCAAAGAACAAGCATTCGGGGACATTCTGAGTGAATTCTGAGTGACTTGCTCGCGGCAGGAAACAATCACGACTCGCCGGAGGTGATGAGGCCACTATCGATGGACGTCCCGAAAGCGTCTCCTTACGAGGATTCATGTCCATCAATGCGCATTCTGCACACCCAGAGACTCTGcatatatatatatcgataGCTGACTTTAGGCCTCCAAACCCGGCGCTGTCAGTCATTGAGAAATGTCTTTCGAATTTCCAGGTCTCCGTATTCTGGGCGTCCTCCCATGTCTCGGCACGGACACATGCTGGTATCAGCAGAACGGCAATGCGACTCTGTTACCGCCATGAAACAAGTCCCTAGTATCGACAGGACTAATGCGGTCTCCAACTGCGTACACGTGATTGAAGCATACTCACAACCGAAGATACGCTTTTGCTCGCGCCCTCGGCTCCCGCGGATCTCAACCAGCGGATGACGCCCAGCCAAGCTTCACTAACGCGAGACCGCGAAACTCAATGATGTCGGAGGCGGTAGCGAGGAAAAGGAAAATCTCGACGTCGCTGAATTATGGCAGATGGCTATGTATATATGAGGTCGGTGAGCGCTGATTGTCGACCGTCCGGTCATCTCCTCGTATCTCATCCGATCCGCACAATTCATCGTCGACATGAAGAACTATCTCCTGCTCGCAGCCGGCCTGCCTCTGATCGCTGCCACATGGACCAACGGCTCTGTCATCGCTCCATGCGAGTCTACGTTATATTGTCAGGGAGAGATCTTGCGAGCGATACAATTGGCCGGCGCATTCGTTGACAGCAAAACGTACGTCGACTTGCCGACAATTCGTCCTctggaagatgtcgtcgCTGCATTTGAGCAGCTCACCCAACCATTGTCCAACAATACAGAGCTGCAAAACTTCCTGAGCGAGAATTTTGGCGAGGCTGGCAGCGAAGTGGAAAATGTCGACCCGGACTCGCTCACGACTGACCCCACATTTCTGGAACAtgtggacgatgaggatctTCGAGATTTTCTGGAGCAGGTCATTGATGTCTGGCCTGAGTTGACCCGCAAGTACGTCGGAGCATCCGACTGCACTGGCTGTGTGAGCTCGTTCATTCCGCTGAATCGCACATTCGTGGTTGCTGGAGGACGTTTCCGTGAGCCATATTACTGGGATTCGTATTGGATCCTGCTCGGTCTGCTTAGGACAAAGGGATCATTCACCGAGATTGCACTGAACATCATTGAGAATTTCCTCGACTTGGTGGACGAGTTCGGATTTGTGCCAAACGGGGCCCGGCAGTACTACCTCAATCGCAGTCAGCCGCCCGTCCTCACACTGATGGTCAAGGCCTACGTGGAGTACACCAACGACACTTCCATCCTGGAGAGAATGCTACCAACGCTCGAGCGGGAGTACTCTTTCTGGACGACAAACCGCTCCGTGGACGTCGACGTAAACGGCACAACCTACATCCTCAACCGATACAACGTCAACAACAACCAGCCTCGTCCAGAATCCTACATCGAAGACTACCGCACCGCGACCAACAGCTCCTTCTACGCCCCTTCCGGCATCATCTACCCCTCCAACCCTCTCAACGACACCCAAATCGCCCAACTCTACAGCGACCTCGCCTCCGGCGCCGAGTCCGGCTGGGACTACTCCGCCTCCCGCTGGACCCGCAACCCGACCGACGCAATCACAGACACCTACTTCCCCCTCCGTAGCCTCAACACAGCCAACATCATCCCCGTCGACCTCAACTCGATACTCTACGCCAACGAAGCCATTCTCGCCCAATTCCACAACCTTACCGGCAACGCCACCGCCGCGGAGCAATGGTCCGCCCTCGCCGAAACCCGCTCAAAAGCCATGACCGCCGTGCTCTGGGACCCCGACCAATGGGGTTACTTCGACTACAAtatcacctcctcctcccgccaaATCTACGTCCCCGCCGACTCCTCCGCGACCTCCGATCACACCCactccccctcctccccgcCCGGCCTGCAAGTCACCGTCCACGCTGCACAATTCTACCCCTTCTGGACCGGCGCCGCTCCGATCTGGCTGAAGAACAACCCCTCCGCCGTCCTCCGCGCTTTCCGCCGGGTGGAAAATCAATTGGACACTTTCCCAGGCGCGCCTCCAGCCACAAACCTCGCGACGGGACAGCAGTGGGATGAACCCAACGTCTGGCCTCCCCTGACCTACATCCTCGTCCAATCTCTCCTCAACGTATCTCCGACTTTCGGCACCGAAGATCCGAGCTATAACAAGACGCAGACTCTAGCGCTGGAGATCGCGCAGCGGTATGTCGACAGTGCGTTCTGCACGTGGCGGTCGACGGGCGGACGGACGAGGAAATTGCCGCCGCtgggaggcgaggagggaggggaaggTGCGATTTTTGAAAAGTATAATTCGACGAGTGTGTTGGTTGGTGGTGGGGGTGGGGAGTATGAGGTTCAGACGGGGTTTGGGTGGACGAATGGGGTGTTGATTTATTTTGGGGATGTGTTTGGGGGGAGGTTGGGGGTGGGGGGGTGTACGGCGGAGGGTGGGTGATGGGTTTGATGGGCTATTGCCGCTTAAAGAGCTGCGGACCAGCTACGGACGGACTTTGCGAAGGCTCCATGAGCTTCGGTGCCGGCGATAGCACCGATGGGTCTGTTTCTGGTCTGCCACGATGACTTAAGCCCGCAATGAGGTTTCGAGTCAAGAGCTTGCCCACCTCTCCTATGCTTCTCGACGTCTGCTCGCAGCGGACGCGGTGGACGAAAGCACTCCGGATAGATCGCCTGCGCCGCGGTCGAGCCAATCACACAGTCCGAAGCCGTCCGCCGCTGTTGCTGTACAGCTGGGCTCACAATTTTGGTATCACGGCACGATCGGAGATGTGAGTGACCGCAGTGTGTATCCAGGCCCTGGTAAGGAGATTCGCCTACGGATATGCGAGCACCGCAACACGAGACCGCTTACTCGCTACCGATCAGGGCATATCCCGGCCATCAAGATTTCTGTATCAGCAAGCGATAGTACACATCATGCTGCGCGACATGGCCAAGCGACCATGCTTCAAAGTCGGCACGCTTTGCGGAGCTCAATGTAGCCCGGGTTGTGACAATTCGCTCTTACAAATTTCTCTCAAAAGTACGAGTCCATTTTAATTCATCACCCCTAGGCCGATGCGAAGCAGTCATGAAATGGTTTTGGTGGAACAGCGGCGGCCCGAATCACTGGCGAGACATCAATCAAGTTGTGCCCGGCCCGCCCATTCGGACGGTTCTCTCCTTTACCAGGGTCTGCTGGTGCAATCTTTCGTTCCGGCTGTTTACTACCAGTCTGAGTGCTCGCTCCACCGCAGCATTCGCATggaggaagtcgtcgagGCTTTGGATCAAACGTTAGGCAACATTGCTCTTCTTTCCAGCTTGAGTTATCTGCGTATTGCAAAGACTGGTCCCGAAGGATCGCGAGCGCTTCGAAGACAAGTCCGGTCCGTGCCCGGCGCACGGCTTAAGATTGGGCTCAATGTCCAGGGGTTGCCATGTAATGCCACCTCCGACCGGAGCCGGAACGCCAATACTTTGCTCCAATGTGGAGCGGCCGCCCTCGCTCGTCTTTGGCCCGTGTATACGTGGCCGTCTTACCACCGGGCGTCCGTCTCCTTTCCCTCACCGCGGCAGTCGCTCATCGCTCCTATCATTCGTCACTCCAACCCATCGTCCGGGCAATCTTTGCTGCATCATGGCTCCGGCGCCACCATATACGGCTTGCAACAACTGTCACGCCGGCCACACCTTTTGCGATAAAGAAAGACCCGAATGCGGCAGATGTCGTGCGTCCGGGAAGCCCAATTGCACCTACCCGCTGCAGAAAAAGGATAGTGCATCGCCAGCGGCATCGTCAGCGCACCAAGTCAAGAGTAGCTCCATCAGCACGCCGCAGGTAGATGTATCGAAGACGATACAGCCACGCCGCGAGACCATGCCCGCCGAAAAGCCTGCACCCGGGTCCGTGGGCACTCCGTCAGCCTCAAACGGAAAGCGTGCAAGATCACCCGATTCAACCATCGAGTCTACCGCGAACAACGATCGAGCGAAAAGACCAGCACATGGCTGCTTCGATGCAGAGCGAGAGGCTCGAACACCCATGCTCCTATTCGGCCATGCCGCGAAACAAAGACAGATGGAAGAAGTGAACTTTGACGAAGGGAAGCTGGACTTCGACGGTCTGGATCCTCACTTAGGCCAGCGCCTGTTGGACATGCACTGGAAACGTCAACACCATACATACCTCGTCGTCTACAGACCAGCTTTTACGCGAGACATGGCCTGCGCGGGACCATACTTCTCCAAAACTCTGCTGAACGCAATCTATTTCGGCGCAGCAAGTCTCGCAGGGGAGTTTCGCAAGGACCCTTACGATCCGCAGACAGCTGGATGGCACTTCCGGGAGCGAGTCCGTGTACTAGTCAGAGACGCCATGGAGAAGAGcgacatcaccaccatcCAGGCTCTCCTACTGATGACCGACTCTATGTTTGCCATGGGTGATAGACAAAGCATCGACACGGCTTGGCTGTACGCTGGCTATGCAGTCTGCATGATCAAGAAGCTTGGGTTGCATATCGACGTTACAAAGAGGCCGAACGTCATGAATCTGAAAGAGGAGGACTTGGAAATACGTCGCCGGGTATTTTGGAGTGCATTTGTGATCGACAAATTGCACTCGATGTATCAAGGTCAGGCGCCCCTGTTGCCACACTCTCAGTGCGATGTTCCCATTCTCTTCCAGGATGACTACGAAGAGCTGGAGCGATGGATACCTATGACTCACGAAATCAGTCGCTGTCCAGGCTACCGTACTCGCAGTGTGTCGACTTTCACGCATCTATGCAAGCTTGCAGTCATTATgaacgagatcctcgagcggTTCTACGACCCGAAGGGCGCAGAGCACGAGGCGGAAGCTTCTGATCGAGCAGTGACCTCGATCGACAAGCAGCTGACCGACTGGGCCCGTCAGCTTCCAAAGCATCTTAAAGGGCGTGAACCAGATTGGATACTGCCTTCGCATGTCATGTCTCTCGGGTAAGACGATCCGCCGCTTCTTTGATCGACCACGCTGACTATCAGCCAGGCTATTGAGCCACGTCGTGCGACTCCTGCTCCATAGGCCATTCACCCGTCGCGACCATCTTCTACCAGCAGCCTGGACAAAAGGCGTCTCGAGGGATCGTTGCTGTGATTTCGCAAAGAAGATCGACGATTATCACAAATGGGCTCATCGGTCACTGGACAAAATACGTCTCCCTTTCCTCAATACATACGCATTATACGCCGCGGCCATTACGACTCCTGCTCTTCCACCGGACGAGTTCACGATGACGCAACGGGCCATTGAGCGATACAACTCTTGCGCAGCTCTGCTCCGACAGCAAAGCACTATCAATCCTGCTGCGCGCAAGGCTCGCGACATCGTCGATCGTCTGGAACGTTTCCTCACGACTGCAGGTCCGAGAGGGACATGCACGCACCGAGCAGGTCCTGCTTACGGCGATGCTCTACTAGGTAAGAACTCCAAGCTTGAAGCAACGGACTCGAGAATGTTGTCTGATGATTGTACAGATGCTGTGGAAGGTAGCTCCGCCGGCCAAGCAAGCGAAGAGAACATCACCGTCGCGCGACCTCAGCGCCAGTTGTCTTTGACGGATGCTTCGGCTTCAGGACATCTTGACCGGGCAGTTGAAGAGATGCAGGATCTTGATCTCAGGATCTTCGGCCTCAGTGATCCTGATTACAACCCGGAGTTCTGAGGTTACTGAGCTGCGGAGGGACCCTTTGCTTCGAAAAATTTATCGCTCTTGTCACCTGCTTCAGTTGACTGTCGGACCTGTTCTACTGTTGATTGGGCCTCGATGGACCCCTTGCTTATGCGCACCACTTTCGAACTGGGCCATGGGGTATGTCTGCGCATATATTCTTTGTCGCTTGTTGCCACGCTGAAAATTCCCTCGACGAATCGACGAAGGGCCATAGTCCTCGCAAGTCGCAAATCAATCGATCAGGGT
This genomic stretch from Zymoseptoria tritici IPO323 chromosome 10, whole genome shotgun sequence harbors:
- the MgNTC2 gene encoding putative neutral trehalase (Neutral Trehalase (Alpha,Alpha-Trehalase) (Glycosyl Hydrolase Family 37) (Signal P secreted)), whose product is MKNYLLLAAGLPLIAATWTNGSVIAPCESTLYCQGEILRAIQLAGAFVDSKTYVDLPTIRPLEDVVAAFEQLTQPLSNNTELQNFLSENFGEAGSEVENVDPDSLTTDPTFLEHVDDEDLRDFLEQVIDVWPELTRKYVGASDCTGCVSSFIPLNRTFVVAGGRFREPYYWDSYWILLGLLRTKGSFTEIALNIIENFLDLVDEFGFVPNGARQYYLNRSQPPVLTLMVKAYVEYTNDTSILERMLPTLEREYSFWTTNRSVDVDVNGTTYILNRYNVNNNQPRPESYIEDYRTATNSSFYAPSGIIYPSNPLNDTQIAQLYSDLASGAESGWDYSASRWTRNPTDAITDTYFPLRSLNTANIIPVDLNSILYANEAILAQFHNLTGNATAAEQWSALAETRSKAMTAVLWDPDQWGYFDYNITSSSRQIYVPADSSATSDHTHSPSSPPGLQVTVHAAQFYPFWTGAAPIWLKNNPSAVLRAFRRVENQLDTFPGAPPATNLATGQQWDEPNVWPPLTYILVQSLLNVSPTFGTEDPSYNKTQTLALEIAQRYVDSAFCTWRSTGGRTRKLPPLGGEEGGEGAIFEKYNSTSVLVGGGGGEYEVQTGFGWTNGVLIYFGDVFGGRLGVGGCTAEGG